Within Aricia agestis chromosome Z, ilAriAges1.1, whole genome shotgun sequence, the genomic segment ttgaaaactttttgttccgcctgcgggactcgaacccaggacccccgggatgagcgctggccacgcgcaatgcgaattcattttcatcgaaattttcatggtaataagatattttcccacatcaaaatgtagcctatgtcctttctcagactctagaataactgtatacaaaatttcattgcaatcggttcagtagttttggcgtgaaagcaagacagacagacagacagacagacagacagagatactttcgcatttataatattagtatggaagtatggataaaatatatttaagtaaaaaataaaacgccatctgttgaatcgtattagaactaaaataaaataaaacgccatctgttgaatcgtattagaactaaattgcatcgatatatttctggattttttataatattatacataaaatatatttaagatttttgaaatattattttaatacacatccaagacccaggaacattgaaaacttgttccgcctgcgggactcgaacccaggacccccgggatgagcgctggcctgcgcaatgcgaataaattttcatcgatattttcatggaaataagatattttcccacatcaaaatgtagcctatgtcctttctcagactctagaataactgtgtacaaaatttcattgcaatcggttcagtagttttggcgtgaaagcaagacagacagacagacagacagagatactttcgcatttataatattagtatagataagattctaacgtattaaaaactataaacaaaaacatactaactaataagtatgattagttctatgttagaataaagtaaaaaataaaacgccatctgttgaatcgtattagaactaaaatgttcattccatcgatatatttctggatttcttataatattatacataaaatatgtttaagatttttgaaattttattttaacacacatccaagacccaggaacattgaaaactttttgttccgcctgcgggactcgaacccaggacccccgggatgagcgctggccacgcgcaatgcgaattcattttcatcgaaattttcatggtaataagatattttcccacatcaaaatgtagcctatgtcctttctcagactctagaataactgtatacaaaatttcattgcaatcggttcagtagttttggcgtgaaagcaagacagacagacagacagagatactttcgcatttataatattagtatggaagtatggataaaatatatttaagtaaaaaataaaacgccatctgttgaatcgtattagaactaaaataaaataaaacgccatctgttgaatcgtattagaactaaattgcatcgatatatttctggattttttataatattatacataaaatatatttaagatttttgaaatattattttaatacacatccaagacccaggaacattgaaaacttgttccgcctgcgggactcgaacccaggacccccgggatgagcgctggcctgcgcaatgcgaataaattttcatcgatattttcatggaaataagatattttcccacatcaaaatgtagcctatgtcctttctcagactctagaataactgtgtacaaaatttcattgcaatcggttcagtagttttggcgtgaaagcaagacagacagacagacagacagacagacagacagacagacagacagacagacagacagagatactttcgcatttataatattagtatggatttttgaaatattattttaatacacatccaagacccaggaacattgaaaactttttgttccgcctgcgggactcgaacccaggacccccgggatgagcgctggccacgcgcaatgcgaagtaattttcatcgatattttcatggaaataagatattttcccacatcaaaatgtagcctatgtcctttctcagactctagaataactgtgtacaaaatttcattgcaatcggttcagtagttttggcgtgaaagcgagacagacagacagacagacagacagacagacagacagacagagatactttcgcatttataatattagtatagatagatttGTAGACTCTTTACTCCGAATCCATTTCTCTGCATTTTTTCGTTTCGTTTTCATtaattccataatattatacgtttaTTATAAGTACACATGCCTTTTTTATACTCACCAACTACTTAGCTATAATCGTTATCGTAAATTGTTATCACGCTTTATGTAAATTAAAAGGTATGGGTTTCGTTATCAGTAATAATTGGTATCTATAATAAGATGTACCCAGCTCCATTGTAAAGCTAATCCACGCAAAATAAACTCAAAGTAcaaattagtaaaattaatttaggGTTTACTTACCAATTATGGtaaagtaattatattatgtactttaccAAAATTTTGCaatgataatttattattacttatactataattatatatagtataagtaataataaattatcattGCAAAATATACTTACCGTACTTAATAATTATCGCCAAAATGCAACTTGTGACAACTTTAGCCTGTAcctattcactttgattagtgcaagtGAAGGTGATTAGTAAGTAATTAGGAGAAAGCCAGTGTGGACAGCGGCTgatctagtccaccgacgcgacgcacagtggatcgaaaatcgagtttcacagacataggaacttgagtttccagatgtcatttttttaggctgaaatatgttctcctagttgttaatacataacaaaatgtaaaaagactcaactacgtgtaataataaaggagttataattttttaaagaaatttttgtatggagccgacaggaaaaatgagcatatctctggaatcgcatggttggccgttatatcctcacacactattatagtactaattattactcacattttggcatattttatattacggcaccatttgcgatatttttttctaaaattcaattaaaaattaaaaatatttattctatttgtatttgttgtaaAAGTTTATGCTGTGGTTGAATGaggtatttttaataatatttttataccataGGATcacataattggccaagtgtgagtcggactcgcgcacgaagggttccgtaccattataaagcaaaattaggccataaattgtgttttttctatgtgagtcccacttaattttatattttagtgtaatattatagttaaatattaaagtacacatataactaaggattgtataaaaaattcaagaacctatctgttgccattattgatatctaagagcaaaaaagcccaaaaaatcacgtttgttgtatgggagcctcccttaaatattaattttattttgggttccgtagtcaacaaggaagccttatagtttcggtctgtccgtccgtctgtccggtctgtctgtccgtctgtctgtctgtatatccgcggttttgctcagagactataggacctacaaagctgtaacaGGGGCTACCGTTTTTTTGCTCATTAGATTGCGCAACTTCCGACTAAGGTCCGAAGTATAGCTATTAAagtcgcctttataataatctagaatcccatttattgatttaattaaatttaaataatatctcttTTACTTTTGCTATTTGTTAATAACTATaaggttattaaaaaaattgcaaatagcaaaaatatttttttttttcttaatttcacTCTTAAAGCATTTACATTGATCgctaaataatactttttgggATAATTTTACGAAGGAGATGGCTTTTCAACAGGTAaattgcataaataataatttatgttatgaAAACCGCTAAAACTAGTACCACTAAATAAACGTTTTTGGACCTATACACTGTACTTAGCTTTCTTAATCATCTACCTACTCTTTGAGTGTAATATAGCTAGATCCCTAGTTGAAATTTTTGCAGGACGTAGATTATGTAATATCTATTTTCGCTACAACAAACAAAatacactaaaaacaaaataaatgtaatatttaagggaggctctcatacaacaaacgtgaattttgtttttttttgctcttagatatcaatagtggcaacagataggtacttgaattttttacacaatccttagttatatgtgtactttaatatttaattataatattacactaaaatattaaattaagtggGACCCACAatagaaaaaacacaatttatggcctaattttactctataatggtacggaacccttcgtgcgcgagtccgactcgcacttggccaattatgtgATCCtatggttttaaaatattatgaaagagaCCTCATTTAACCACAACATAAACTTttgcaaaaaatacaaatagaataaatatttttaattttgatgaattttagattatgcttgaaagaagtcaatggatacagatcgtgagcgaccattactgacgatactgaaatccatgactgaaaggagtttataatattttcattttcatgtcTTCAGGCGaaatcgttattttgcctaaaaacatgcaaatgaatttattagacgtttctaaaacatggtcaacggcgacgacGAAAGGGTCGTATTCggtcattagttagactaaaaacagatttatggGTGGTTTCACAAAAATTTCCGCAGTACATTTCAGTTAAAATCAATACTAATTACTACCACAATTGCTAAATAATAGTTTACAATATGTTTAATTTATCCCCCAAATTATgttaaaagtaacattatacTAGATAGGTATTTAAAATCTGTTTTATATGTCCCAAATGACAGGCCGTAGGCATGTCCGTTCTCCGAATGTTGTATTTAAGAatccatatttaaaaatgtaggtactatgttcattcttatatttattaatattttttaaaatgtttaagtacTCGCAGCTAAATATGTGAGTacttattttgtagttaaaatgAACAATCATTATTTTTTCTCGAATGAGTTTAGTGTCCTCAACTTTATTCGCCAGGCCCTAGCCACttacgaattttaaaatttcgcgACATCATTAGAATGTTCGTTGAATAGTGTTGGTAAATTTAAGAGCATTACATGAAGTTATTCTCTGACAGCACTCGCACTGCGGCGGTCATTTTATAAATCAGTGCAAAAATGAAAGTTTGTGGGCCACCACGTGGTAATTCCAGTCCTTGTTCAATCCCTAGATAAgtaattttgttgtttattaatattaaattcttatgaattaatcaatatattttataagtaatacGTCGGCATTGTTCGCAATATCATATTAgactttataatgttatttgcaACAGAATTTTAAGTTcaattttattccaaataatCAGTCCCTAGACCATCAGGCCCTAGCTTCTAAAGGTGCTCGGACTGACGTTTAGTATGAAAACATCAGTACTATaacgaaatacataatatattgttgaAGCCTCCTCaacagaaaaaatataatagactgaagaaaaacaattattgaaaatattatatcaaaagctGAAACTCATCAAGGGCAGTCAAACAACAGCTTTAGTCTGGCCCAAATGTTAAAAAGTATATACTTTTGTGATACAGTTCCACTCTTCATATATCCTATAAAAAGTTTCGACCCGACGTTgtcctaaaaataataaaatcggctaagtgtgagtcagactcgcgcatgaagggtttaAAGTTGTCAGTCCCTAGATGCGTAAATCAGCAAAACTCTAAAAATTTCCTAAATTAAAGTGACTGGCCCTTTTAGATAAGACACAATTAATTGATCACCTATCATGTACACTAACAGGgaatttaataacaaattaaatatgatgAAGACAAAATACCTTCAAAAGTTGccctatttttgtgaaaatatatatatatatattataatattatcattaaagatgtagaatattcataaataatattatttttctgaaataaacttaattgtgttcttattccatgttaattttatgtttgcatgcattttaaacaaaaataaaaaatatttttactattccaattattcgaaaaataatttggcgaatattcgaataataaaatcgtcgtatattcgaataaaacgagtattcgaatattcgaataacatatcCTATAGgtgagaatcataaaagtttattttgcgggaaccgtacattttccgagacaaaattagtattccttgtcctttcccgagactcaaagtatctccataccaaattccatcaaaatagattgaatagtttacgcgcaaatcataaaagtatattgtgcagtattaaaagtatttgtcccggaaaaatgtacggtacatttttccgggacaaattaatgtatcctatgttctttttcgggactgaAAATATCattataccgaatttcagcaaaatgggttcagccgtttacgcgtgatgtcgtgaccacgcgaaatataacgttccgcgcagcttcacccacgtaaattagatatttgaccgacaaattagtccataaaaaatagcctatgatccttcacgtggtccacttcttacctgtgccaaataacagaaaaattgctccagtagttcgtgagataagctctttcaaataatttcccccgtttttttccacattttcctctatttcttcgctcctattagtcttagtgtttGGGACAGTATTCGCCCATGGGTTTCGTCGCTGGCTCGGATCGGACTCGAAGATTCCAAGGCTACACCGGTATATCTTGCTGAGCGGGGGCGTAAATAAAACACACGAGTCGTCGAGGAGAACATAGGCCCCGAAATCCGTCTCGCTTACCCGGCTCAAGGCAATGCCATATAGAAAGCCCCCTCCGGGGTACCCGCCCGCGGCAATGCCGTAGAGAGAGCCGCTCCGATTCGTACGTCTCGTCAGTCTTATTTTCACTATCGGAAGCggctattttccctattttccctattttgccATGAGCCAAGGTAATTGAAACGCATTTCgggaaattctttatttatcgTTCCACAATAATcaacttattctaaatattaacaCTTATATTTAACACAGTTACAGCTAGGCGAAGATAAAAGTTAATACAATTTACATAGTTTTTTAGCACATTTTTCCTAATATTTTCCAAACTATTTATATTTCAGACACTAATTTTCTGATACTTATTAGTTAAcgttctattttattaaaataacaactttttacCTCTTAGGGAGCCACAGATTTATCACAGTTCActtctaaagtttatttttaaaaacacttaTTTTGCACTGAGTTTATTGTCATATTTCACTGTTAACGAGTTTGTATACACTCACTATGTGTTTTTTTGGGTGCGAGACCGCTGTCCTCAACATCCTCCCCCCGGCGCAGTAGCCAGGGTCTACGCAGCCTTCTCCGGTGACTGCGGGCTCGCCGGTCTCGCTGCTGACTGCCCGGCTGAGCGCGAGCTGGCTGAGCTCCTCGCAACTCGTTCCGGCGACTGCGGGCTGACTCGGCCCGCCGCTGACTGCCCGGCTGAGCACGAGCTGGCTGAGCTCGTCGCGACTCGTTCTGGCGACTGCGGGCTGACTCGGCCCGCCGCTGACTGCCCGGCTGAGCACGAGCTGGCTGAGCTCGTCGCGACTCGTTCTGGCGACTGCGGGCTGACTCGGCCCGCCGCTGACTGCCCGGCTGAGCACGAGCTGGCTGAGCTCGTCGCGACTCGTTCTGGCGACTGCGGGCTGACTCGGCCCGCCGCTGACTGCCCGGCTGAGCACGAGCTGGCTGAGCCCGTCGCGACTCGTTCTGGCGACTGCGGGCCGACTCGGCCCGCCGCTGCGCCCTCTCCCGGCGCTATCTGCTCCTCCGGCGGCGATTCTTCTATCACCGCCAGCTTTGATGTTGGTCTGCGGAACACTCCACTACGCGTGCGCACGTCCGCGCAACGCACTCGTCCGTCCGGGCCCGGGTAGACACGGTGTACGACTCCTCGCGGCCACGTATTACGCGGCAGCGCGGGGTCGACGACGATCACCAAGTCCCCTGAGGCCAGGTTGCGGCCGCTCCTCGGGGCCCCGCCACGGGGCGTGAGCGTCGGGAGATACTCCCTCACCCATCGCCTCCAGAACTCGTCCGCCAAGGCCTGCGCGACCCACCACGTCTTCTTGTCGGCCAGCTCGCACGGCCCGACGTATGGTTGACCAGTAGATGACCCTATGAGGAAATGGTTAGGTGTGATCGCCTCTGGATCGTCGGGGTCCACGGAAACGTGAACGAGCGGTCGAGCGTTCACGGAGTATTCCGCCTCGGTCATCAGGGTCTGGAGCACCTCCTCCTTCGGTGATTTCTCGTTCAGTGTGGTGAGTAGGGCGGTTTTTACCGACCTCACCAGTCTCTCCCAGGCGCCCCCTTGGTTCGGCGCCCCTGGCGGAGTGAACTTCCATTTCATGCGGTGTGTGAGGCCCAGCTCGGTCATAGCCGGCGCCCACTCGGCGTACGCTCGTTGCAGCTCGACGTCCGCGCCTCTGAAGTTCGTCCCATTGTCGCTGTACATGACCGCCGGCCATCCCCGCCGTGCGGCCATTCTTCTCATTGCCATCAATGCTGAATCGGTTGACAGCGTGGCCACCAGTTCCAGGTGGACCGCTCGCGTCGTCAAACAGGTAAACAGCGCTCCCCATCTCTTCTCATGACGCCGGCCGATGGTAACGATCATTGGGCCGAAACAATCGAGACCACAGTAGGAAAATGGTCTCTGGAACGCCCCCAGACGCTCTGGTGGCAGGTCTCCAGGTTGCGGGATTTTCGGGCGCGCCCTCCTCATCCGACAGAAGGCGCAGTTGTGTATGATGCTCCGCACCGTCGGCCGTAGCTTCAGGATCCAGAATTTCTGTCTTAGATCGTTCACTACTCTCTCGCGGCTCCCATGTCCGGCTCTGGCATGCTCCCTGGCCACCAGCAGCCTCGTGAACGGGTGTCTTCCGTCCAGGATAACTGGGTTCTTCATTTCATCCGGCACCTGCGCTGCTCTGATCCTCCCGTCCAGCGTGAGCAAGCCGTCTCTGTACACCGGGTTGAGCCGGTACAAGGAGCTCCATCTCGGCGCCGTCCCTCCGTTTTTCATCTTCTCTATTTCCCGTGCGAAGCTATCGTGTTGTGATTTTCGGTACCATAATACCTCCGCCTTCTCCAGGTGCCGCACGTCGAGACTGGCCCGGCGATCACGACACTTCTCAATGAATAGTAGAACCATCGCCGTACATCTCACGAGGCGCTCGTACTTTGAAAAGCGGCTCACGTCTGGCAGACAGTCTACTTCGctcgcctccgtggtctggAAGGCGACGTGCTCCTCTAGGTCCTCGGCTTGAACGGGACTCTCCGTGGGCCACTCGTTCACAGGCCTACGCAGGAAGTCTGGTCCATTGAACCACGGATCCTCTTCGCTTTATGTGACATAGCCCGTTCGGGTGGCCATGTCAGCGATATTATTCTTGGTGCTCACCTACCTCCACTGGTGTACGGATGTCAGCTCGGCGATCTCTCCCAATCGGTGTACGACGTATGGCGTATATTTCCTGCTTCCGTTCTGTATCCACCACAGAACTACCTGAGCGTCGGTCCAGTAGAAAATCGCATCTGTCTTCCATCTGTGTTCCGCTGTGACGGCGTTCCCGAGCCTCGCTCCGACCAGAGCGGCTTGTAGCTCTAGTCGTGGTATCGTCTGTGTCTTCAGTGGCGCCACCTTAGCCTTGGCTGCGGCTAGCATTACTCGAATTTCTCCATCTTCTTGCTCCAGCCTCCAGTAGACGGCCGCCGCGTACGCGTCTTTGCTCGCGTCACAGAACACGTGCAGCTGCCGGTTTCTTGTGGAGCTCCCCCCGTTGTAGCTCCGGGATAGCTCGAGGTGGCTGATGTGCTCCATGTCTCTCAGCCATCGAGTGAAGTCTTCGGCTGACTCCGCCGGCAGCGGCTCGTCCCAATCCAGCTTCTGACGCCACAGACCTTGCAGGATAACTTTGGCGGTGATGGTGTAGCAGCTCAGTAGCCCCAGCGGATCGTAGATGCTCATCACCGTGCTAAGGGCCTCTCTCTTGGTAGGTGCGCGCTGTAGCTCTCGGACCTCTTTAGGGACTCTTGATAGAGATGTGTTGAATTTCAACGTGTCCCCTCGAGAATCCCACAGTATCCCCAGGGTCTTCTGTTCATCCTTAGTGACAGGCCGCGCCACATCATCAGCCAGGCGGTCCACCGGTAGCCCGTCAGCGCTCGTCGGTCGTTGCTCGTCCATCCCCGCAAGTGGAATCCGCCCATCTTGTGCACCCGGTCCACTTGTTCCACGACTTGCTTGGCCTTCTCATAGTCTGGATAGCTGTCCACATAATCGTCCATGTGCCTCGGTGATGGCGCGATAGGCTTCTGGGCACGATACCGCGTGTTCCTCTGCATTTCGATTCCGTACTAAGTGTGCCAGGTACGGTGAACACAATGCCCCAAATATCATGACCACCATCTTGTACTTGGAGGGCGGCTCCTCTCGGCCCTCCCTCCACAGGAACATCTGCGCCGGTTAGTCCTCCCTCCTGATCTTCACGCGAAGGAACATTTCTTCTATGTCTGCTTTCACGGCCACGGCTTCCTCCCTGAACCGGAACAGTATCCTCGGTAGGGATGTCAGTAGATCGGGCCCCTCCAATAAATATATAGCCTCAGCGACGTCTTCATCCGGCAGAGTCACCGTCGAGCCCTCGTCGAACAGCGCGAAGATGTCGGCTTCGCCCCGTGGCCCAACGACTTGAATTCTTCTCATCTTCAGCTTCACCGCGCGGTCGGAGGCAACCGACGCGGTGATTACGGCGTCCTCGATCGGTGGAGCGCCGCCGGACCTCTCCTCGTGTAGTAGTGGGTGGTGAGGCCGCTTGCATCCCTGCATACCGCACTGCTTCGCTTTGCAGTTGTATCTTCTGTGTCGGCTCGATAGGCACAGGAAACACAGCCCCTCTTGCTTGACTGTGTCCCATCTCTTTTGCACACTCAGTTTCTTGAAAGCAGCGCAGCGAAACAGAGCGTGGTGGTCGGTGCATATCGGACACTTCGTTTGTTCTTCGCGCATTCTCTCTGGCTGGCTGTGGCTCGGCTTGCCTCGGCCCTCTTCTGATATCGCGAAGACTGGTCTTCTCGGTCTAACTTCGTTCTTGTTGGGAGGTGGACGCGATGTTTCTTTTCTCGAAGCCGGAGCCGTGGTGAATCCGTAGCGCAGTGCTCTGTCCGCTTCTCTCATTAGGAATTCAGAGAGAAGGACGACATCGGGCTCGTTCCGGTAGTGCGATGTCTCTTCTGCGTAGTCGTACCATTTGCTCTTCTCGTACGGGCTGAGCTTCTCCAGGATGTCTCTCACAAGCAACGGATTGAAGAGGTACCCGTGCTTTAACTTCCTCAGGATGGCCACCATGTTCTGAATCTTCACCGCGAAGTGGTTGAGCTCTGCCGCCGAGCCTCCGAGCCTCGGAAGCTTCTTTAAATCTTCCATCATGCGGTCGACCATCACCTCGGGCCGGCCGAAGCATTGCTCCAAAGTCTTCATGATCTGTTCGGGTGGTGTTGCGATGCTCAGCAATGGCGCCACTGCTTCTCGAGCTTCCCCCCGGAGACAGCTTCTCAGGCGCGCCAGGTTCTCGATCGGCTTGAGCTTGTAGAATGTGGTGGTATCTTCCATGGCTGCTTTGAACGGCAGCCATTCCGAAGGAGAGCCCGTGAATATGGGCAACTCCGTCTGATGGCGCGGCTGTCGTTGGTTCAACA encodes:
- the LOC121738360 gene encoding uncharacterized protein LOC121738360, which translates into the protein MDEQRPTSADGLPVDRLADDVARPVTKDEQKTLGILWDSRGDTLKFNTSLSRVPKEVRELQRAPTKREALSTVMSIYDPLGLLSCYTITAKVILQGLWRQKLDWDEPLPAESAEDFTRWLRDMEHISHLELSRSYNGGSSTRNRQLHVFCDASKDAYAAAVYWRLEQEDGEIRVMLAAAKAKVAPLKTQTIPRLELQAALVGARLGNAVTAEHRWKTDAIFYWTDAQVVLWWIQNGSRKYTPYVVHRLGEIAELTSVHQWRPVNEWPTESPVQAEDLEEHVAFQTTEASEVDCLPDVSRFSKYERLVRCTAMVLLFIEKCRDRRASLDVRHLEKAEVLWYRKSQHDSFAREIEKMKNGGTAPRWSSLYRLNPVYRDGLLTLDGRIRAAQVPDEMKNPVILDGRHPFTRLLVAREHARAGHGSRERVVNDLRQKFWILKLRPTVRSIIHNCAFCRMRRARPKIPQPGDLPPERLGAFQRPFSYCGLDCFGPMIVTIGRRHEKRWGALFTCLTTRAVHLELVATLSTDSALMAMRRMAARRGWPAVMYSDNGTNFRGADVELQRAYAEWAPAMTELGLTHRMKWKFTPPGAPNQGGAWERLVRSVKTALLTTLNEKSPKEEVLQTLMTEAEYSVNARPLVHVSVDPDDPEAITPNHFLIGSSTGQPYVGPCELADKKTWWVAQALADEFWRRWVREYLPTLTPRGGAPRSGRNLASGDLVIVVDPALPRNTWPRGVVHRVYPGPDGRVRCADVRTRSGVFRRPTSKLAVIEESPPEEQIAPGEGAAAGRVGPQSPERVATGSASSCSAGQSAAQPGSQRRAESARSRQNESRRAQPARAQPGSQRRAESARSRQNESRRAQPARAQPGSQRLSRAVSSETGEPAVTGEGCVDPGYCAGGRMLRTAVSHPKKHIVSVYKLVNSEI